Proteins encoded together in one Lathyrus oleraceus cultivar Zhongwan6 chromosome 5, CAAS_Psat_ZW6_1.0, whole genome shotgun sequence window:
- the LOC127079902 gene encoding uncharacterized protein LOC127079902, translating into MSQQSNSSSSKNMSDSSSSEPCNPNREDPVVDSANTSHARRPKETVSGFSSAIALEEQTREGSRYVHNAIATMVTGILSGNHKVLGVSIPLNTIEPDSVAYQENIESLGKNISDDVEQNDAHKESNVDKPLDNMVGEEVHVTHDVSNNPNCEAETVDLEEFSDNELLSSVVPSIAKRVRTRREKKIVAQRSPRKKIDVPTSSNTKVAVESSLKRKVHGPTKSWSKGVPKKKKTKSVVVESDSDVPCDVPDTLWKYVYQKRLALERELAQNVLECKDIMDLIQEAGLMKTVTQFSKCYEMLVKEFIVNVSEECVDGKSKEFRKVYVRGKCVSLNDQQVFGKA; encoded by the exons ATGTCTCAACAATCCAACTCATCTTCCTCCAAGAACATGTCTGATTCCTCTAGCTCTGAGCCATGCAACCCTAACAGAGAAGATCCTGTTGTTGACTCTGCGAATACCTcacatgcaagaagacctaaagaaactgTATCAGGCTTCTCCTCAGCAATCGCTCTTGAGGAACAAACCAGAGAAGGTTCCAGGTATGTTCACAATGCCATTGCCACTATGGTGACTGGAATACTGTCTGGTAATCATAAGGTCCTTGGGGTTTCCATTCCCTTAAACACTATTGAACCTGATAGTGTTGCTTATCAAGAAAATATTGAGTCTTTAGGAAAGAATATCTCTGATGATGTTGAGCAAAATGATGCTCATAAGGAGTCAAATGTTGACAAACCCTTAGATAATATGGTTGGTGAGGAAGTTCATGTCACTCATGATGTCAGTAACAACCCTAACTGTGAGGCTGAAACAGTAGACCTGGAGGAGTTTTCTGATAATGAGTTGTTGTCCTCAGTcgtccctagcatagccaaaagggttaggactaggagagaaaagAAAATAGTGGCTCAAAGGTCCCCCAGAAAGAAGATTGATGTTCCAACCTCTTCCAATACAAAGGTGGCAGTCGAGAGTTCCCTCAAGAGGAAAGTTCATGGTCCaacaaaatcttggagcaaaggGGTGCCCAAGAAAAAGAAGACCAAGTCTGTTGTTGTTGAGTCTGACTCAGATGTTCCATGTGATGTCCCTGACACtct GTGGAAATATGTTTATCAGAAGAGGCTGGCCTTGGAAAGGGAATTAGCTCAGAATGTCCTGGAATGTAAGGATATTATGGACCTTATTCAAGAGGCTGGTTTAATGAAGACTGTGACTCAGTTCTCAAAGTGCTATGAGATGTTGGTAAAGGAATttattgtcaatgtgtctgaAGAGTGTGTTGATGGGAAGTCTAAGGAATTCAGAAAAGTGtatgtgcgaggcaagtgtgtCTCCCTCAATGATCAACAAGTATTTGGGAAGGCCTGA